The following coding sequences lie in one Lolium perenne isolate Kyuss_39 chromosome 2, Kyuss_2.0, whole genome shotgun sequence genomic window:
- the LOC127331694 gene encoding inactive beta-amylase 9: MEALLTQHAATASPSKRRLRGAGHAAPGRVEFGRARRSGSARDVLSVAGLGRFFGQAAGAGSKNSRGVEDVGTVRLFVGLPINSVTDGAAVNSARGIEAGIRAVKLLGADGVELQVFWSVVQPESPDRFSWAGYRAVADMARAEGLSLRVSLRIHGSPGGNVPKLPAWVGSAAATDRDILFTDRNGDRHEDCLSFAVDELPVLAGLSPLQRYEAFFRSFANAFEDLFESTITDVTVGLGPNGELRYPSYPPGSDATKFIGVGEFQCYDKYMLAQLRQHAEAFGQPLWGLSGPHDTPRYHESPDSCDFFRDQGGSWQSPYGDFFLSWYAGKLLSHGDRVLGMASRVFGNKPVELSAKVPFMHWFHGAKSRPAEAVAGFYKSNKKNGYSPVAKVFASHGCTMVVPGMDVCMNKQHRSTGSSPDQLLVQIKNACRRHGARIAGENASLVMTHTSSFSRIRSNILTTERMRPSHFTYQRMGAQFFSPEHWPQFTEFVRSVVCGEWDEDDEERQMAAAVSGSAKAWDAQAV, translated from the exons ATGGAGGCCCTGCTAACACAGCACGCCGCCACGGCGTCGCCCTCCAAGAGGCGCCTGCGGGGGGCCGGACACGCGGCGCCGGGCAGGGTGGAGTTCGGACGCGCGCGGCGCAGCGGCAGCGCGAGGGACGTCCTGAGCGTCGCCGGGCTCGGCCGCTTCTTCGGCCAGGCCGCCGGCGCCGGCAGCAAGAACTCCCGCGGC GTGGAGGACGTCGGCACGGTGCGGCTCTTCGTGGGCCTGCCGATCAACTCGGTAACGGACGGCGCGGCGGTGAACAGCGCCAGGGGCATCGAGGCCGGGATACGCGCCGTCAAGCTCCTCGGCGCCGACGGCGTGGAGCTGCAGGTGTTCTGGTCCGTGGTGCAGCCGGAGTCGCCGGACCGCTTCTCGTGGGCTGGGTACCGTGCCGTGGCCGACATGGCCCGCGCCGAGGGCCTCAGCCTCCGCGTCTCCCTCCGCATCCACGGTTCTCCGGGCGGCAACGTGCCGAAGCTCCCGGCCTGGGTcggctccgccgccgccaccgaccgGGACATCCTCTTCACCGACCGCAACGGTGACCGCCACGAGGACTGCCTCTCCTTCGCCGTCGACGAGCTCCCCGTGCTCGCCGGCTTGTCCCCGCTCCAGCGCTACGAGGCCTTCTTCCGCAGCTTCGCCAACGCCTTCGAGGACCTCTTCGAATCCACCATCACC GACGTGACGGTGGGGCTGGGGCCGAACGGCGAGCTCCGGTACCCGTCGTACCCGCCGGGGAGCGACGCGACCAAGTTCATCGGCGTGGGCGAGTTCCAGTGCTACGACAAGTACATGCTGGCCCAGCTGAGGCAGCACGCGGAGGCGTTCGGCCAGCCGCTGTGGGGGCTCTCCGGCCCGCACGACACGCCGCGGTACCACGAGTCGCCGGACTCGTGCGACTTCTTCCGGGACCAGGGCGGGTCGTGGCAGAGCCCCTACGGCGACTTCTTCCTCTCCTGGTACGCCGGGAAGCTGCTCAGCCACGGCGACCGCGtgctgggcatggcgagccgcgtcTTCGGCAACAAGCCCGTCGAGCTGTCGGCCAAGGTGCCGTTCATGCACTGGTTCCACGGCGCCAAGTCGCGgccggcggaggcggtggcggggttctacaagagcaacaagaagaacggCTACAGCCCCGTGGCCAAGGTGTTCGCCAGCCACGGCTGCACCATGGTGGTGCCCGGCATGGACGTGTGCATGAACAAGCAGCACCGGAGCACGGGGTCCAGCCCGGACCAGCTGCTGGTGCAGATCAAGAACGCGTGCCGGCGGCACGGCGCACGGATCGCCGGCGAGAACGCGTCGCTGGTGATGACGCACACCAGCAGCTTCTCCAGGATCAGGAGCAACATCCTCACCACGGAGCGGATGCGGCCGTCGCACTTCACGTACCAGCGGATGGGGGCGCAGTTCTTCTCGCCGGAGCACTGGCCCCAGTTCACCGAGTTCGTGCGCAGCGTCGTCTGCGGCGAGtgggacgaggacgacgaggagcgcCAGATGGCCGCCGCCGTCTCCGGCAGCGCCAAGGCCTGGGACGCGCAAGCAGTTTGA
- the LOC127331695 gene encoding tubby-like F-box protein 11, whose product MSFRGMLREMKGEVGAISRRGLLRSRTPSVRRVAAVAPEEATRQGCCWAELPPELLREVLARVEEAEPRWPRRRDVVACAGVCRTWRGVVKEIVRVPEESGRLTFPISVKQPGPRDAPMKCFIRRNRSTHTYYLYIGLTEALTDDGKFLLAAHKAHRPTCTEYLISLDRSDTSRGSYAFIGKLRSNFLRTKFTVYDAHPPHAGAVVSNRWSAGNYPVSHVHYELNVLGSRGPRRMRCVMDSIPVSAIEQGGTAPTQTGFPFSNDNSSASIPFFKSKSSRMDSFTAPLSSQDQEERQLVLKNKSPRWHEHLQCWCLNFHGRVTVASVKNFQLVATDESAPTNQEHDDTTLQFGKIGKDLFTMDYRYPLSAFQAFAICLSSFDTKLACE is encoded by the exons ATGTCGTTCAGGGGCATGCTCCGGGAGATGAAGGGCGAGGTGGGCGCCATCTCCCGGCGCGGCCTGCTCCGGTCCAGGACGCCGTCGGTCCGGCGGGTGGCGGCGGTCGCGCCGGAGGAGGCGACGCGGCAGGGCTGCTGCTGGGCGGAGCTGCCCCCGGAACTCCTGCGGGAGGTGCTGGCGAGGGTCGAGGAGGCGGAGCCGCGGTGGCCGCGCCGCCGGGACGTGGTGGCCTGCGCCGGGGTCTGCCGGACCTGGAGGGGCGTCGTGAAGGAGATCGTGCGCGTCCCCGAGGAGTCAGGGAGGCTCACCTTCCCCATCTCTGTCAAGCAG CCTGGCCCAAGGGATGCTCCTATGAAATGTTTCATACGGAGGAACCGGAGTACTCATACATATTACCTGTACATTGGGCTGACTGAAG CACTAACTGATGACGGGAAGTTCCTACTCGCTGCACACAAAGCCCATAGGCCTACATGTACCGAATATCTGATTTCACTTGACCGGAGTGATACGTCAAGGGGGAGTTATGCCTTTATTGGCAAGTTAAG ATCAAACTTTTTGAGAACGAAATTTACTGTCTATGATGCACATCCACCTCATGCTGGAGCTGTGGTTTCAAATAGATGGTCTGCTGGGAACTATCCAGTTTCGCACGTTCATTACGAATTGAACGTTTTGGGATCTAG GGGCCCAAGAAGGATGCGATGTGTTATGGATTCCATCCCTGTATCAGCAATTGAACAAGGCGGAACAGCTCCAACGCAGACTGGATTTCCTTTCAGTAACGACAACTCTTCTGCATCAATCCCATTCTTCAAGTCTAAATCATCTCGAATGGACAGTTTCACCGCTCCATTATCCAGTCAAGATCAAGAGGAACGTCAGTTAGTGCTGAAGAACAAGTCTCCCAGGTGGCATGAACATCTGCAGTGTTGGTGCCTCAACTTCCATGGACGGGTGACAGTTGCATCAGTGAAAAACTTTCAGCTGGTGGCTACTGATGAGAGTGCTCCAACTAACCAGGAGCATGACGACACCACCCTCCAATTTGGTAAGATAGGGAAGGACCTGTTCACCATGGACTACCGTTACCCGCTATCGGCGTTTCAGGCATTTGCAATCTGCCTGAGCAGCTtcgacaccaaattagcatgcgaaTGA
- the LOC127331696 gene encoding sodium/hydrogen exchanger 1 has translation MGMGVLASQLARQLGGALSTSDHASVVSINLFVALLCACIVLGHLLEENRWLNESITALIIGLCTGVVILLTTQGKSSHVLVFSEDLFFIYLLPPIIFNAGFQVKKKQFFRNFMTITLFGAVGTMISFFTISLAAIAIFSRMNIGTLDVGDFLAIGAIFSATDSVCTLQVLNQDETPFLYSLVFGEGVVNDATSVVLFNALQNFDLNHIDTMVILKFLGNFLYLFVSSTFLGVFSGLLSAYIIKKLYIGRHSTDREVALMMLMAYLSYMLAELLDLSGILTVFFCGIVMSHYTWHNVTESSRVTTKHAFATLSFIAETFLFLYVGMDALDIEKWKFASDSPGKSIGVSSILLGLVLVGRAAFVFPLSFLSNLTKKTPAEKISWRQQVVIWWAGLMRGAVSIALAYNKFTRAGHTQLHGNAIMITSTITVVLFSTMLFGMMTKPLIRFLLPASSSAISEPSSPKSLHSPLLTSLIGSDLETAIPMVRPSSLRMLLTKPTHTVHYYWRKFDDALMRPMFGGRGFVPYTPGSPTDPNVPIERLTSI, from the exons atgggGATGGGCGTGCTGGCGTCGCAGCTGGCGCGGCAGCTGGGCGGCGCGCTCTCCACCTCGGACCACGCGTCCGTGgtctccatcaacctcttcgtgGCGCTGCTCTGCGCCTGCATCGTCCTCGGGCACCTCCTCGAGGAGAACCGCTGGCTCAACGAGTCCATCACCGCGCTAATCATC GGGCTGTGCACCGGCGTGGTGATCCTGCTCACCACCCAGGGGAAGAGCTCGCACGTGCTCGTCTTCAGCGAGGACCTCTTCTTCATATACCTCCTGCCACCCATCATCTTCAACGCGGG TTTCCAGGTCAAGAAGAAGCAGTTCTTCCGGAATTTCATGACCATCACATTATTTGGTGCTGTTGGGACAATGATATCATTCTTCACCATATCTCTTG CTGCCATTGCAATATTCAGCAGAATGAATATTGGGACACTGGATGTGGGGGATTTTCTTG CAATTGGAGCTATTTTTTCGGCGACAGATTCTGTCTGCACTTTACAG GTTCTCAATCAGGATGAGACGCCCTTTCTGTATAGTCTCGTTTTCGGTGAAGGTGTTGTGAACGACGCCACATCAGTCGTGCTTTTCAACGCACTCCAGAACTTTGACCTTAACCACATCGACACAATGGTCATTCTGAAGTTTTTGGGGAACTTCTTGTACTTATTTGTGTCAAGCACCTTCCTAGGAGTATTT TCTGGATTGCTCAGTGCGTACATAATCAAGAAACTGTACATAGGAAG GCATTCTACTGACCGTGAAGTTGCACTtatgatgctcatggcctacctCTCATATATGCTAGCTGAG CTTCTAGATTTGAGTGGCATCCTCACTGTATTCTTCTGTGGTATTGTGATGTCACACTATACTTGGCATAATGTGACAGAGAGCTCAAGAGTTACAACCAA GCATGCTTTTGCAACCTTGTCCTTCATCGCTGAGACTTTTCTCTTCCTCTATGTTGGGATGGATGCATTGGATATTGAGAAGTGGAAATTCGCCTCTGACAG CCCCGGCAAGTCCATCGGGGTAAGTTCAATTTTGCTAGGATTGGTTCTGGTTGGAAGAGCTGCTTTTGTTTTCCCGCTCTCGTTCTTATCCAACTTAACAAAGAAGACGCCCGCTGAAAAAATAAGCTGGAGGCAGCAA GTCGTAATATGGTGGGCTGGGCTAATGAGAGGAGCTGTGTCAATTGCTCTTGCTTACAATAAG TTTACCAGGGCAGGTCACACACAGCTACACGGCAACGCGATAATGATCACCAGCACCATCACCGTCGTTCTGTTTAGTACCATG CTGTTTGGCATGATGACAAAGCCTCTGATCCGGTTCCTGCTGCCTGCATCGAGCAGTGCCATCTCGGAGCCCTCGTCACCGAAATCCCTGCACTCTCCTCTCCTGACAAGCTTGATAGGCTCGGACCTGGAGACGGCTATCCCCATGGTTAGGCCCTCCAGCCTCCGGATGCTCCTGACCAAGCCAACCCACACCGTCCACTACTACTGGCGCAAGTTTGATGATGCACTGATGCGCCCGATGTTCGGAGGGCGCGGGTTCGTGCCCTACACCCCAGGATCACCCACTGATCCGAATGTACCCATCGAGCGGTTAACGTCCATATAA